Proteins encoded by one window of Mycolicibacterium sp. ND9-15:
- a CDS encoding acyl-CoA carboxylase subunit beta, producing MTTESLPPARTKTTAELLAELREKLEQAKEPGGEKAVAKRDKKGIPSARARIHALVDPGSFLEIGALAKTPGDPNALFGDGVVTGHARINGRPVGVFSHDQTVFQGSVGEMFGRKVAKLMEWVAMVGCPIIGINDSAGARIQDAVTSLAWYAELGRRHELLRGLVPEVSIILGKCAGGAVYSPIQTDLVVAVRDQGYMFVTGPDVIKDVTGEDVSLDELGGADAQARYGNIHQVVESEAAAFQYVRDYLDFLPANTFDDPPIVNPGLEPELTPHDYELDSIVPDSDNMAYDMHEILLRIFDDGDVFDVAEQQGPAIITAFARVDGRPVGVIANQPMHLSGSIDNAASDKAARFIRFCDSYNLPLVFVVDTPGFMPGVEQEKGGIIKRGGRFLNAVVEADVPKVTITIRKSYGGAYAVMGSKQLSADLNFAWPTARIAVIGAEGAAQLLVKRFPDPTAPEVQKIRADFIEGYNLNMATPWIAAERGFIDAVIQPHETRLLLRKSMNLLRDKQISRVQRKHGLTPI from the coding sequence GTGACCACTGAATCTCTCCCGCCCGCCCGCACCAAAACCACCGCGGAACTGCTGGCCGAGCTCCGCGAGAAGCTGGAGCAGGCGAAGGAGCCCGGTGGTGAGAAGGCGGTCGCCAAGCGGGACAAGAAAGGCATCCCGAGCGCCCGCGCCCGAATCCACGCGCTCGTGGACCCGGGCAGCTTCCTCGAGATCGGTGCCCTGGCGAAGACGCCCGGGGATCCCAACGCGCTGTTCGGCGACGGGGTGGTGACCGGTCACGCGAGGATCAACGGTCGGCCGGTCGGCGTGTTCAGCCACGACCAGACGGTGTTTCAGGGCTCGGTCGGTGAGATGTTCGGCCGTAAAGTGGCCAAGCTGATGGAGTGGGTGGCGATGGTCGGTTGTCCGATCATCGGTATCAACGACTCGGCGGGCGCCCGAATCCAGGACGCCGTGACATCGCTGGCCTGGTACGCCGAACTGGGCCGGCGCCACGAACTGCTGCGGGGGCTGGTCCCCGAGGTCTCGATCATTCTCGGCAAATGTGCTGGGGGAGCGGTATATTCGCCGATTCAGACGGACCTGGTGGTCGCGGTACGCGACCAGGGGTACATGTTCGTCACCGGTCCGGACGTGATCAAGGACGTCACCGGTGAGGACGTGTCGCTCGACGAGCTCGGCGGCGCCGACGCGCAGGCCCGCTACGGCAACATCCACCAGGTCGTGGAGAGCGAGGCCGCGGCATTCCAGTACGTCCGCGACTACCTCGACTTCCTGCCCGCCAACACCTTCGACGATCCGCCGATCGTCAACCCGGGCTTGGAACCGGAACTCACGCCGCACGACTACGAGCTCGACTCGATCGTGCCGGACAGCGACAACATGGCCTACGACATGCACGAGATCCTGCTGCGGATCTTCGACGACGGCGACGTCTTCGACGTCGCCGAGCAGCAGGGTCCGGCGATCATCACCGCGTTCGCGCGGGTGGACGGCCGTCCGGTCGGGGTGATCGCCAACCAGCCGATGCATTTGTCCGGGTCTATCGACAACGCGGCCTCCGACAAGGCGGCCCGGTTCATCCGATTCTGTGACTCGTACAACCTGCCACTGGTTTTCGTGGTCGACACACCGGGTTTCATGCCCGGAGTCGAGCAGGAGAAGGGCGGCATCATCAAGCGCGGCGGCCGGTTCCTCAACGCCGTCGTCGAGGCCGACGTGCCGAAGGTGACCATCACAATCCGCAAGTCCTACGGCGGCGCGTACGCGGTGATGGGTTCCAAGCAACTCTCGGCCGACTTGAACTTCGCGTGGCCGACCGCGCGTATCGCGGTGATCGGAGCCGAGGGTGCGGCGCAGCTGCTGGTGAAGCGGTTCCCCGACCCGACGGCGCCGGAGGTGCAGAAGATCCGTGCCGACTTCATCGAGGGTTACAACCTCAACATGGCCACGCCGTGGATCGCCGCCGAGCGCGGTTTCATCGATGCGGTGATCCAGCCGCACGAGACCAGGCTGCTGCTTCGCAAGTCGATGAACCTGTTGCGGGACAAGCAGATCAGTCGCGTGCAGCGCAAGCACGGATTGACGCCGATTTAA
- the usfY gene encoding protein UsfY encodes MGHTHHDPTDHHRTTQPHAGITMKDNFYWPGLILLAVSAAGMMATVAVAAYEHYEWLYSTVLIAVLAAVAGAMWIVVENRRVLKLEERWEADRRTPTG; translated from the coding sequence ATGGGACATACGCATCACGATCCGACGGATCACCATCGGACCACACAACCCCATGCCGGAATCACGATGAAGGACAACTTCTACTGGCCCGGCTTGATCCTGCTGGCAGTGTCGGCCGCGGGGATGATGGCAACGGTCGCCGTGGCCGCATATGAACACTACGAGTGGCTCTACTCGACGGTGCTCATCGCCGTACTCGCAGCGGTTGCCGGTGCCATGTGGATCGTCGTCGAGAACCGCCGCGTGCTCAAGCTCGAAGAGCGTTGGGAGGCTGACCGACGCACGCCGACCGGCTGA
- a CDS encoding pyridoxamine 5'-phosphate oxidase family protein codes for MITRDVTPQVVADLATTPPRTALSAVVADQLVLLPVRAQLDGVDPAHAPRIVVVPPGTPDLRGCDVVLVSDDGPQWFRLRSLTIRGTASAIGDGAYRITPRRVVAWDYGALRDDPAIAEAMHRHNSSRSVTTDLPRPVPMTDREILDASRVMILASRSAKGTAFAVPLWFVVDRGHICAGTSASSWSVRNVSVCPQVAVLFGGERGCGAERMLVRGRARAETGMPPPAMLAQIAARYYLHPRFLVDELRHLRLWRLRARYYGQAHSAYVVISPQSALAMDLA; via the coding sequence GTGATCACCCGCGACGTCACACCCCAGGTGGTGGCCGATCTCGCCACGACACCGCCGCGCACGGCGCTTTCCGCAGTCGTCGCCGACCAGCTGGTCTTGCTACCGGTGCGGGCACAGCTCGACGGTGTGGACCCGGCGCATGCGCCGCGAATCGTCGTGGTGCCGCCCGGTACGCCCGATCTGCGGGGTTGCGACGTCGTTCTGGTTTCCGACGACGGACCGCAGTGGTTCCGGTTGCGTTCTTTGACGATCAGGGGAACGGCCTCGGCGATCGGTGACGGCGCCTACCGGATCACCCCGCGCCGCGTCGTGGCCTGGGACTACGGCGCACTGCGCGACGACCCGGCGATCGCCGAAGCGATGCACCGGCACAACTCGAGCCGTTCTGTCACAACAGATTTGCCCCGACCCGTGCCAATGACCGATCGTGAGATCCTCGACGCGTCGCGCGTGATGATCCTGGCCAGCCGGTCAGCCAAGGGTACGGCGTTTGCGGTACCGCTGTGGTTCGTCGTGGACCGCGGCCACATCTGTGCTGGGACGTCGGCGTCGTCTTGGTCCGTGCGAAATGTGTCGGTGTGCCCGCAGGTAGCCGTGCTGTTCGGCGGCGAGCGTGGCTGCGGAGCCGAACGCATGCTGGTTCGTGGGCGCGCCCGCGCGGAAACCGGCATGCCGCCGCCGGCGATGCTGGCTCAGATCGCGGCGCGCTACTACCTGCACCCCCGGTTCCTCGTCGACGAGTTGCGACACCTACGGCTCTGGCGGCTGCGAGCGCGGTACTACGGCCAGGCGCACAGCGCCTACGTCGTCATCAGCCCGCAATCGGCGCTCGCGATGGATCTTGCATAG
- a CDS encoding transporter substrate-binding domain-containing protein, whose product MTAAVHTLEPFVMPTGSGELTGFSIDLWEEISKRLGWTTEYLDTDDVGGQLAAVADGRAKVAVGGISLTAQREQSYDFSHPTLDAGLQIIVPVHDTRPSIPGLGGYLDLLFSRTMLIWLSAAVVVSVVPAHAFWLTERRSDRPVVSRAYFPGIVQSFGWGIGSLVGKNSASATKTITKALAILWGFAGIVFIAYYSANLSATLTVAKLDAKITGPADLYDKSVATVAGTTASTFLRGMGIDATETHTIEDSYHLLREDGYDAVVFDAPVLRYYVAHRGEGVAVMAGPIFHEEDQGFVTKIDSPLRKPINQALFRMREDGTYNLIKEKWFGDDTATTAGDMN is encoded by the coding sequence GTGACCGCCGCCGTTCACACACTGGAACCATTCGTCATGCCGACCGGCAGCGGCGAGTTGACAGGTTTCAGCATCGATTTGTGGGAGGAGATCTCCAAACGCCTGGGCTGGACAACCGAGTACCTCGACACCGACGATGTGGGTGGCCAGTTGGCGGCGGTCGCCGACGGGAGGGCCAAGGTCGCCGTCGGAGGCATTTCGTTGACGGCTCAGCGGGAGCAGTCTTATGACTTCTCCCATCCGACGCTCGACGCCGGCTTGCAGATCATCGTGCCCGTCCACGACACCCGGCCCTCAATACCCGGCTTGGGCGGCTACCTCGACCTACTGTTTTCTCGGACGATGCTGATCTGGCTGAGCGCCGCGGTAGTCGTCAGTGTCGTTCCCGCACACGCCTTTTGGCTGACTGAACGCCGTAGCGATAGGCCGGTGGTGTCGCGCGCCTACTTCCCCGGCATCGTTCAGTCGTTTGGGTGGGGCATCGGCTCATTGGTGGGCAAGAACAGCGCCTCGGCCACGAAAACTATCACGAAGGCGTTGGCGATCCTGTGGGGGTTTGCAGGCATCGTCTTCATCGCCTATTACTCGGCGAACCTCAGCGCCACGTTGACCGTCGCCAAACTGGACGCCAAGATCACAGGACCGGCCGACTTGTACGACAAATCTGTTGCCACCGTCGCAGGCACAACAGCCTCCACTTTTCTGCGAGGTATGGGCATCGATGCCACCGAAACCCACACCATCGAAGACTCTTACCACCTGTTGCGCGAGGACGGGTACGACGCCGTGGTCTTCGACGCCCCGGTTCTCCGTTACTACGTCGCCCACCGTGGCGAGGGTGTCGCGGTGATGGCGGGACCAATTTTCCATGAAGAGGATCAGGGTTTCGTCACCAAGATCGACAGTCCACTGCGCAAACCGATCAACCAAGCGCTGTTCCGTATGCGCGAAGACGGGACGTACAACCTCATCAAAGAGAAGTGGTTCGGCGACGACACCGCGACCACCGCGGGAGACATGAACTAA
- a CDS encoding arabinosyltransferase domain-containing protein produces MSRPLSSDVKSARWVAAIAGLIGFVLSVATPLLPVEQTTATLNWPQQEQLTNVTAPLISQTPVRMSVTVPCDVVRSMPPRGGVVLGTAPKDGKQAALQGLFVTVNSQRVDITDRNVVVASVPRARVAGPDCQRIEITSTEEGTFATFVGLSKPDGEPQYTGFADPNLRPAIVGVFTDLTGPAPPGLSLSAEIDTRFTTEPTALKLAAMVLAIASTAIALLALWRLDRMDGRRMRRLIPQRWRTFTPTDVVVVGGFVVWHVIGANSSDDGYILGMARVAGHAGYMSNYFRWFGSPEDPFGWYYNLLAMMTSVSDASIWMRLPDLVCGIVCWLLLSREVLPRLGPAVAASKPALWAAGLVLLAAWMPFNNGLRPEGQIATGALITYVLIERAIISGRLTPAAFAIMTASFTLGIQPTGLIAVAALLAGGRPLLRILVRRRQVLGTWPLVLPLLAAGTVILTVVFFDQTIATVLEATRIRTAIGPNQEWYTENLRYYYLILPTVDGSLSRRFGFLITALSLFASMFIMLRRKRVPGVARGPAWRLMGIILGTMFFLMFTPTKWVHHFGLFAAVGAAMAALATVLVSPKVLAWSRNRMAFLAAVLFVLALCFATTNGWWYVSSFGVPFNNDKPAIGGVTISTVFFVLFAIAAIWAAWLHFSSRTRGEGRIARALTAAPVPVAAGFMVVVFVGSMLVGAVRQYPTYSNAWANLRSFTGGCGLADDVLVEPDANDGFLAPLPGDYGPLGPLGGVGPVGFTSSAVPEKIVAEAIRVNLPTPGTDYDWDQPIKLTTPGVNGSTVPLPYGLDPQRVPLAGSYVDEPQQESRLTSAWYELPSPDDAHPLVVITAAGTITGDSVFNARTEGETVELEYALRGPDGALVPAGRLVPYDLGPIPSWRNLRFPRTDIPADAVAVRVVAEDLSLTQGDWVAVTPPRVPELRSVQEYVGSEQPVLMDWAVGLAFPCQQPMLHANGVTDIPKFRITPDYNAKRKDTDTWQDGLNGGLLGITDLLLRAHVMATYLSEDWGRDWGSLRRFELTPDARDSVPATLDFGTATHSGLYSPGHIRIKP; encoded by the coding sequence ATGAGCCGACCGCTGAGCTCCGACGTCAAAAGCGCGCGCTGGGTGGCGGCGATCGCGGGTCTCATCGGCTTCGTGCTGTCCGTAGCGACCCCGCTGCTACCGGTCGAACAGACCACCGCAACGCTGAATTGGCCGCAGCAGGAGCAATTGACCAACGTCACCGCGCCATTGATCAGCCAGACGCCGGTGCGGATGTCGGTGACGGTGCCGTGTGACGTCGTCCGGTCGATGCCGCCGCGCGGCGGGGTGGTGTTGGGCACCGCGCCGAAGGACGGTAAGCAGGCCGCATTGCAGGGTCTGTTCGTCACGGTCAACAGCCAGCGTGTCGACATCACCGACCGGAACGTGGTGGTGGCGAGCGTGCCTCGGGCGCGGGTGGCTGGGCCCGACTGTCAGCGGATCGAGATCACCTCGACAGAGGAGGGGACCTTCGCGACGTTCGTCGGGCTGTCGAAGCCGGACGGCGAGCCGCAGTACACCGGGTTCGCGGATCCGAACCTGCGACCCGCGATCGTCGGGGTGTTCACCGACCTGACCGGTCCCGCGCCGCCCGGGTTGAGCCTGTCCGCGGAGATCGACACCCGATTCACCACGGAGCCAACGGCATTGAAGCTGGCCGCGATGGTGCTGGCCATCGCGTCGACCGCGATCGCGCTGCTCGCGCTGTGGCGCCTGGACCGGATGGACGGCAGGCGGATGCGGCGGCTGATCCCGCAGCGGTGGCGCACGTTCACCCCCACCGACGTGGTGGTGGTCGGAGGGTTCGTGGTCTGGCACGTGATCGGCGCCAACTCCTCGGACGACGGCTACATCCTCGGCATGGCGCGGGTGGCCGGGCACGCCGGCTACATGTCGAACTACTTTCGCTGGTTCGGCAGCCCCGAGGATCCGTTCGGCTGGTACTACAACCTGCTGGCGATGATGACCAGCGTCAGCGACGCCAGCATCTGGATGCGGCTGCCGGATCTGGTCTGCGGAATCGTGTGCTGGCTGCTGCTTTCCCGCGAGGTGCTGCCTCGGTTGGGGCCCGCGGTGGCGGCGAGCAAGCCCGCGCTGTGGGCCGCGGGCCTGGTACTGCTGGCGGCGTGGATGCCGTTCAACAACGGCTTGCGGCCGGAGGGCCAGATCGCCACCGGTGCGCTGATCACCTATGTGCTGATCGAGCGGGCGATCATTTCGGGCCGGCTCACCCCGGCCGCGTTCGCGATCATGACGGCGTCGTTCACGCTCGGTATCCAGCCGACCGGCCTGATCGCGGTGGCCGCGCTGCTCGCGGGCGGCCGCCCCCTGCTGAGGATTCTGGTGCGCCGCCGACAGGTCCTCGGCACCTGGCCACTGGTGTTGCCTCTACTCGCCGCGGGTACGGTGATCCTGACCGTGGTGTTCTTCGACCAGACCATCGCGACGGTGTTGGAAGCCACCAGGATTCGCACCGCTATCGGCCCTAACCAGGAGTGGTACACCGAGAACCTGCGCTACTACTACCTGATCCTGCCCACGGTCGACGGGTCGTTGTCTCGGCGGTTCGGGTTCCTGATCACCGCGCTGTCGTTGTTCGCGTCGATGTTCATCATGTTGCGGCGCAAGCGGGTTCCCGGTGTCGCCCGCGGACCGGCGTGGCGGTTGATGGGCATCATCCTCGGCACGATGTTCTTCCTGATGTTCACCCCGACGAAGTGGGTGCATCACTTCGGTCTGTTCGCCGCGGTGGGTGCCGCGATGGCGGCGCTGGCCACGGTGCTGGTTTCGCCGAAGGTGCTGGCGTGGTCCCGAAACCGCATGGCGTTCCTGGCCGCGGTGTTGTTCGTGCTGGCGCTGTGTTTCGCGACCACCAACGGCTGGTGGTATGTCTCCAGCTTCGGCGTGCCGTTCAACAACGACAAGCCGGCGATCGGCGGAGTCACGATCAGCACGGTCTTCTTCGTGTTGTTCGCGATCGCAGCGATTTGGGCGGCTTGGCTGCACTTCTCGTCACGAACCCGCGGTGAGGGCCGGATCGCGCGGGCGCTCACGGCCGCGCCCGTTCCGGTGGCCGCGGGCTTCATGGTGGTCGTGTTCGTCGGCTCCATGCTCGTCGGGGCGGTCCGCCAGTACCCGACGTATTCGAACGCGTGGGCCAATCTGCGGTCTTTCACCGGCGGCTGCGGATTGGCCGATGACGTGCTCGTCGAACCGGATGCCAATGACGGTTTTCTGGCACCGCTACCCGGAGACTACGGGCCGCTGGGGCCGCTGGGCGGCGTCGGCCCGGTCGGTTTCACCTCCAGTGCTGTGCCGGAAAAGATTGTGGCCGAGGCGATTCGGGTCAACCTGCCGACGCCCGGTACCGACTACGACTGGGACCAGCCGATCAAGCTCACGACTCCCGGCGTCAACGGCTCGACGGTGCCGTTGCCGTACGGGCTCGACCCGCAGAGGGTACCGCTGGCAGGCAGCTACGTCGACGAGCCACAGCAGGAGAGCAGGCTGACATCGGCATGGTACGAGTTGCCCTCGCCCGACGACGCGCATCCGCTCGTGGTGATCACCGCCGCGGGGACCATCACCGGCGACAGCGTGTTCAACGCACGCACCGAGGGTGAGACCGTCGAGTTGGAGTACGCGCTGCGCGGCCCCGACGGTGCGCTGGTGCCCGCCGGGCGACTGGTGCCCTATGACCTCGGGCCGATTCCGTCGTGGCGGAACCTGCGGTTCCCACGTACGGACATTCCGGCCGATGCGGTCGCGGTTCGTGTTGTCGCCGAGGATCTTTCGCTGACTCAGGGCGACTGGGTGGCGGTGACGCCGCCGCGGGTGCCCGAACTGCGGTCGGTGCAGGAGTACGTCGGCTCGGAGCAGCCGGTGCTGATGGACTGGGCAGTCGGCCTGGCGTTCCCGTGCCAGCAACCGATGCTGCACGCCAACGGCGTCACCGACATCCCGAAGTTCCGCATCACGCCTGACTACAACGCCAAGCGTAAGGACACCGACACCTGGCAGGACGGCCTCAACGGCGGGCTGCTCGGGATCACGGACCTGTTGTTGCGCGCACATGTGATGGCGACGTATCTGTCGGAGGACTGGGGGCGGGACTGGGGCTCGCTGCGGCGGTTCGAGTTGACCCCCGACGCCCGCGACTCGGTCCCCGCCACGCTGGACTTCGGCACGGCGACGCACAGCGGTCTGTACAGCCCGGGCCACATCCGCATCAAACCGTAA
- a CDS encoding phage holin family protein — protein MDRQVLVRAIALLGSWAVGLLVAAWVVPGVSVTLPAFLVAVVVFSVGQALTSLVLLKLPHDYASLLLGGAGLALTVLGLAAAAALTQGLSIDGFASWLATTLVVWLVTTIGAICLPATLARKPVGAA, from the coding sequence ATGGACAGGCAAGTCCTGGTACGCGCGATCGCGCTGCTGGGCTCCTGGGCCGTCGGATTGCTTGTGGCGGCCTGGGTGGTGCCAGGCGTCTCGGTGACCCTGCCGGCCTTCCTCGTCGCCGTGGTGGTGTTCTCGGTGGGCCAAGCGCTCACGTCGTTGGTCCTCCTCAAGTTGCCGCACGACTACGCGTCGCTGCTCCTCGGCGGCGCAGGGTTGGCGTTGACCGTTCTCGGCTTGGCGGCCGCCGCCGCGCTGACCCAGGGGTTGAGCATCGACGGGTTCGCGTCATGGTTGGCCACGACGCTGGTGGTGTGGCTGGTGACGACAATCGGTGCCATCTGCCTGCCCGCGACGCTGGCCCGCAAGCCGGTCGGCGCAGCCTGA
- a CDS encoding DUF4331 family protein, whose protein sequence is MSNHFTGLSLGPPLGDQRLDLCDLYAFQSPADPTRTVLILNANPNADALHPDAIYRLAIDNDGDLRNDIAFSYVFSPPQNGRQTVDVLLAKGDEAEEPEAVGEKIFDTVDVSFGKAPNIARSDGFTFFAGARSDAFFFDFDGIKNLFDTSGARNFTAPHLDALAGKSPWTGEDSNATANVFSMVLELPTAYLGADPDIRIWGRCSLRRDGELQHVDRAGHPSVSSFFNTDDTKLEYNAGEPIDDRERWIGQFIHLMGHTGGYTREEAIAAIDNEGTLPDMLTFNPSKPAKYPNGRTFTDDVIDYRLAFLTKGECPPSGLSPHADTLTEFPYLGPPH, encoded by the coding sequence GTGTCGAACCACTTCACGGGCTTGAGCCTCGGTCCGCCGCTGGGCGATCAGCGGCTTGATCTCTGCGATCTGTACGCCTTTCAATCACCCGCCGACCCCACTCGGACCGTGCTGATCCTCAACGCGAATCCGAACGCAGACGCGCTGCACCCCGATGCCATCTACCGGCTTGCCATCGACAACGACGGTGACCTGCGCAACGACATTGCGTTCAGCTACGTCTTCTCGCCGCCGCAGAACGGTCGGCAGACCGTCGATGTCTTGCTGGCAAAGGGTGACGAGGCCGAGGAACCCGAAGCCGTCGGCGAGAAGATCTTCGACACCGTCGACGTTTCGTTCGGCAAGGCTCCCAACATCGCTCGATCAGACGGATTCACGTTCTTCGCCGGCGCGCGCAGCGACGCGTTCTTCTTCGACTTCGACGGCATCAAGAACCTGTTCGACACGTCGGGAGCCCGGAACTTCACCGCGCCTCACCTCGACGCGCTGGCCGGGAAATCGCCGTGGACCGGCGAGGATTCCAACGCAACGGCCAATGTCTTCTCGATGGTCCTGGAACTTCCGACCGCTTATCTGGGTGCGGATCCCGATATCCGGATCTGGGGACGATGCAGCCTGCGCCGCGACGGCGAACTCCAACATGTCGACCGGGCCGGCCATCCGTCGGTCAGCAGCTTCTTCAACACTGACGACACCAAGTTGGAGTACAACGCCGGCGAACCCATAGACGACCGGGAGCGGTGGATCGGCCAATTCATCCACCTCATGGGACACACTGGCGGCTACACCCGGGAAGAAGCCATCGCGGCGATCGACAACGAGGGCACCCTGCCCGACATGTTGACCTTCAACCCGTCCAAACCCGCCAAGTATCCCAACGGCCGGACCTTCACAGACGACGTAATCGACTACCGCCTGGCCTTCCTGACCAAGGGCGAGTGCCCGCCCAGCGGTTTGAGCCCTCACGCCGACACCCTGACCGAGTTTCCTTACCTCGGTCCGCCGCACTGA